A stretch of Thermococcus bergensis DNA encodes these proteins:
- the deoC gene encoding deoxyribose-phosphate aldolase, producing the protein MDIAKYIDHTNLKPYATKEDIIKLCEEAKKYGFYAVCVNPYRVKLAKEQLEGTGIKVASVIGFPLGATPTEVKVFEAKKALEDGADELDMVINIGALKDKDYEYVKNDIAEVVKVAHEKGAVVKVIIETCYLTDEEKEIACKLAMEAGADFVKTSTGFGTGGATVEDVRLMRRIVGDKLGVKAAGGIRTYEQALAMIEAGANRIGTSSGVKIVEEARQKAQ; encoded by the coding sequence ATGGACATTGCGAAGTATATAGACCACACAAACCTGAAGCCCTACGCCACCAAAGAGGACATAATAAAGCTCTGCGAAGAGGCGAAGAAATACGGCTTTTATGCAGTTTGTGTCAACCCATACAGGGTAAAGCTCGCAAAAGAACAGCTCGAAGGTACAGGTATCAAGGTTGCGAGCGTAATTGGTTTTCCCCTTGGAGCCACTCCCACGGAGGTAAAGGTCTTTGAGGCAAAGAAAGCCCTCGAAGATGGTGCGGATGAACTTGATATGGTCATCAACATCGGAGCGCTGAAGGATAAAGATTATGAGTACGTTAAAAACGACATAGCAGAGGTTGTAAAGGTTGCCCATGAGAAAGGGGCTGTAGTGAAGGTTATAATTGAAACTTGCTACCTCACCGACGAAGAAAAAGAGATAGCCTGTAAGCTCGCCATGGAAGCCGGGGCGGATTTTGTCAAAACTTCAACGGGATTTGGAACGGGAGGAGCAACCGTCGAAGACGTAAGGCTAATGCGCAGGATTGTAGGGGATAAGCTTGGAGTAAAAGCTGCTGGCGGCATAAGAACCTACGAACAGGCCCTGGCAATGATAGAAGCAGGGGCAAATAGAATAGGCACGTCAAGCGGCGTGAAAATCGTGGAAGAAGCCAGACAGAAAGCCCAGTGA
- a CDS encoding ECF transporter S component: MTMEALAPYGKWVLIVVTVLYFGYLFVLKKKVFEAAVGVALSGIMAALVAVVTMIIQVPTPLTKGYINVGDSMVMLVAVLFGPTIGAFAGGFGSALADVITGYAHWAPFTLVIKGVEGFVIGYITSKKDDFTTILLATILGGVLMVLGYFLVEVYFYGVGYALTSVPGNTLQAVTGIIVGGGVGHIIKRRVKDMLVSLQI; the protein is encoded by the coding sequence ATGACCATGGAAGCACTCGCTCCATATGGTAAGTGGGTTTTAATAGTCGTCACTGTGCTTTACTTTGGCTACCTCTTCGTGCTCAAGAAGAAAGTTTTCGAAGCTGCGGTAGGTGTTGCTTTATCGGGCATAATGGCGGCTTTGGTAGCAGTAGTAACGATGATTATTCAGGTGCCCACACCCTTAACGAAGGGATATATCAACGTTGGAGACAGCATGGTAATGCTCGTGGCAGTCCTCTTTGGCCCTACAATAGGAGCATTTGCTGGCGGGTTTGGTTCTGCACTTGCAGATGTGATTACTGGTTACGCGCACTGGGCACCGTTCACTTTAGTTATAAAAGGAGTAGAGGGATTCGTTATTGGATACATAACGTCAAAGAAGGACGATTTCACAACAATTCTCCTAGCCACAATTCTCGGTGGAGTTCTAATGGTTCTGGGATACTTTTTAGTTGAGGTGTATTTTTATGGAGTGGGATACGCTTTAACATCCGTTCCCGGAAATACCCTTCAGGCAGTTACCGGAATTATTGTGGGCGGTGGAGTAGGACATATAATAAAAAGAAGAGTCAAAGACATGCTTGTATCGCTTCAAATCTAG
- a CDS encoding acetyl ornithine aminotransferase family protein, whose protein sequence is MVKGPQVKEIPGPKAKEIIERHHKYMATTTNDPNEYFLVIERAEGNYWIDVDGNRVLDFSSGIGVLNAGLRNPRVVEALKEQLDKLIHGAGTDYYNPYQVALAEKLDSIAPGDFEKKTFLSNSGTEANEAALKIAKWSTQRKLFIAFIGAFHGRTHGTMSLTASKPVHRSRMFPTMPGVEHVPYPNPYRNPWHIDGYEEPDELVNRVIEYIEDYLFDHYVPPEEVAAFVAEPIQGEGGYIVPPKNFFKELKKVADKHGILIIDDEVQMGMGRTGKMFAIEHFGIAPDIISLAKALGGGVPIGATIFRKDLDFGVPGVHSNTYGGNALACVAALTVIDELENGLLENAKKLEPLFKERLQEMYDKYEIIGDVRGLGLAWAIEFVKDRKTKEYASKERNQVVVEALKRGLATLGCGKSALRLIPPLTIDEEEAKIGLDILEEAIKTVVG, encoded by the coding sequence ATGGTGAAGGGACCCCAGGTTAAGGAAATTCCCGGGCCAAAAGCCAAGGAAATAATAGAGAGGCACCACAAATATATGGCAACCACAACAAACGACCCAAATGAATACTTCTTGGTTATAGAGAGAGCGGAAGGCAACTACTGGATTGATGTCGATGGAAATAGGGTTCTTGACTTCTCCTCAGGTATTGGAGTACTCAACGCCGGTCTTAGAAACCCGAGGGTTGTTGAGGCTTTGAAAGAACAGCTCGACAAATTAATCCACGGTGCTGGAACTGATTATTACAACCCCTATCAGGTGGCTCTTGCCGAAAAGCTTGACAGCATTGCTCCGGGCGACTTTGAGAAGAAGACCTTCCTTTCAAACAGCGGTACAGAAGCTAATGAAGCAGCCCTGAAGATAGCGAAGTGGTCAACCCAGAGAAAGCTCTTCATAGCCTTCATCGGAGCATTCCACGGCAGAACACATGGAACAATGAGCTTAACGGCAAGCAAGCCAGTCCACAGGTCAAGGATGTTCCCAACAATGCCGGGTGTTGAGCACGTTCCCTACCCCAACCCCTACAGAAACCCGTGGCACATTGATGGTTATGAGGAACCAGATGAACTAGTGAATAGGGTAATTGAATATATTGAAGATTACCTCTTTGACCACTATGTTCCACCAGAGGAAGTTGCGGCTTTCGTAGCGGAGCCAATTCAGGGTGAAGGAGGCTACATAGTGCCACCAAAGAACTTCTTCAAGGAGCTCAAGAAAGTTGCGGACAAGCACGGCATACTAATCATAGACGACGAAGTTCAGATGGGAATGGGAAGAACGGGTAAGATGTTCGCAATCGAGCACTTTGGAATTGCCCCGGACATCATAAGCCTCGCAAAAGCCCTCGGTGGTGGAGTGCCAATTGGAGCGACAATCTTTAGGAAGGATCTGGACTTTGGTGTCCCCGGAGTACACAGCAACACTTATGGCGGAAACGCATTGGCATGTGTGGCGGCATTAACGGTAATTGACGAGCTCGAAAATGGCTTGCTTGAAAACGCTAAAAAGCTTGAGCCACTGTTCAAAGAGAGGCTCCAGGAGATGTATGATAAATATGAAATCATCGGTGACGTCAGAGGGCTTGGCCTTGCGTGGGCTATTGAATTCGTAAAGGACAGAAAGACCAAAGAGTACGCAAGCAAGGAGAGAAACCAGGTTGTAGTTGAAGCTCTCAAGAGAGGTCTCGCAACCCTTGGCTGTGGAAAGAGTGCTTTGAGATTAATCCCACCGCTGACAATAGACGAGGAAGAGGCCAAGATTGGTCTGGACATTCTCGAAGAGGCTATAAAAACTGTTGTTGGTTGA
- the trxB gene encoding thioredoxin-disulfide reductase, which produces MFSLGGLSQAVDEKKTWDVLIIGAGPAGFTAAIYAARYGLETLIISKDIGGNVALTDLIENYPGFPEGIRGAELASRMHEQVKKLGVPIVFDEVETIDPAECAYYEGPCKFQVKTKNGKVYTARTVIIAVGAEPRKLRVPGEDKFYGRGVSYCATCDGPLFKGKDVIVVGGGNTALQEALYLKEIGVNVTLVHRRDQFRADKILQDRFKKAGIPALLNTVVVEIKGDQKVESVVLKNVKTGEVFEKKVDGVFVFIGYEPKTDFVKHLGITDEQGYIPVDMYMRTKIKGIFAAGDITNVFKQIAVAVGQGAIAANSAKELLEEWKTNVNEE; this is translated from the coding sequence ATGTTTAGCTTGGGTGGACTTTCACAAGCTGTTGATGAGAAGAAAACATGGGATGTTCTGATAATAGGAGCTGGCCCAGCAGGTTTTACTGCGGCAATATATGCGGCACGCTATGGGTTGGAGACCCTTATAATCTCAAAGGACATAGGTGGAAACGTTGCCCTTACCGACCTCATTGAGAACTACCCCGGATTCCCCGAGGGGATAAGAGGTGCAGAGCTCGCCAGCAGAATGCACGAGCAGGTAAAGAAGCTTGGAGTACCAATAGTTTTTGATGAAGTTGAAACAATAGACCCCGCCGAGTGTGCATACTACGAAGGCCCGTGCAAGTTCCAGGTAAAGACAAAGAACGGCAAAGTTTACACTGCCAGAACAGTCATAATAGCCGTTGGAGCAGAGCCTAGGAAGCTTAGAGTTCCAGGCGAGGATAAGTTCTACGGAAGAGGAGTTAGCTACTGCGCAACCTGTGACGGCCCTCTCTTCAAGGGCAAAGATGTGATAGTGGTAGGAGGGGGCAACACGGCACTGCAAGAAGCTCTATACTTAAAAGAAATAGGCGTCAACGTTACCCTCGTCCACAGGAGAGACCAGTTTAGAGCGGACAAAATACTTCAGGACAGATTCAAGAAAGCTGGAATACCAGCACTCTTAAACACAGTTGTCGTTGAGATAAAGGGCGACCAGAAGGTCGAAAGCGTAGTGCTGAAGAACGTGAAGACCGGCGAAGTGTTCGAGAAGAAGGTCGATGGTGTGTTTGTCTTCATAGGCTACGAGCCCAAGACGGATTTTGTTAAGCACCTCGGCATTACCGATGAGCAGGGCTACATTCCTGTCGATATGTACATGAGAACAAAAATAAAGGGGATCTTTGCAGCGGGGGACATAACAAACGTCTTCAAACAGATTGCGGTGGCCGTTGGGCAGGGGGCTATAGCGGCTAACTCAGCGAAGGAGCTTTTGGAGGAGTGGAAAACCAACGTAAATGAGGAATGA
- a CDS encoding metal-dependent hydrolase: MNYEGHVLSGILSYPLVILLASFLKYYSNLPLELTTISMIIGYGVYVLGSDLPDLDHPGALIHRGAKAIVAVMVGSAVFVKGGTFLSFGDEILDLTVRWLVAGLFAFGSWYAFSAMMPRHRGVVHSLAFALLYGALVFAAFGYGLGFNFGEALFIGFAAFWGYFLHLIVDREVKVI, encoded by the coding sequence GTGAACTACGAAGGGCACGTGCTCAGCGGCATCTTGAGCTATCCCCTCGTTATCCTTCTTGCATCCTTTTTGAAATACTATTCAAATCTCCCCTTAGAGCTGACGACAATCTCTATGATAATAGGTTATGGGGTCTATGTTTTGGGCTCTGACCTACCTGACCTTGACCACCCAGGGGCCCTTATACACAGGGGAGCTAAAGCGATAGTGGCTGTAATGGTCGGCAGTGCGGTTTTTGTTAAAGGCGGAACTTTTCTATCGTTTGGAGACGAAATACTGGATTTAACCGTTAGATGGCTTGTAGCGGGGTTATTTGCCTTTGGGTCGTGGTATGCATTCTCAGCCATGATGCCCAGGCACAGAGGAGTTGTCCATTCCCTAGCCTTTGCACTTCTCTATGGAGCTCTGGTTTTTGCAGCCTTTGGGTATGGTCTTGGGTTTAATTTTGGAGAGGCACTGTTTATTGGGTTTGCCGCATTTTGGGGGTACTTCCTCCATCTGATAGTTGACCGTGAGGTGAAGGTAATTTAG
- a CDS encoding ATPase — protein MERQSTLKVYSPPSYEVYGLAKNPFEQLASEGIEDVESIHVYQEVDMRLSMIISEVVGNKSSIAFSLVGPFGMGKTQRLKSIYKAILQQGGKPIYVKVDTNDILKLTRDIFNGLKPPKTRTNIFFENLSKKIGFVDRLEKMLSSTKEYKSRDIAEMLTKELSRYSYSALLLDELENMQSASEEDKILFFEMLRHFISNMPPGCIFGFVCIPETYEEYTKLFPAFFMRLHYEFKLRPMSLEETFELVKKRLNKVRIRDTDDPIYPFTEEAIRLIHELAKGNPRQILRLLHYVLSEASKHKFDPIDDYVVTTILEEPKSLEEYLTRIPKDYRDLVEVIVHKFNGGPVSYIQVAKEVKKPGAQVYEHLEELIRLGFLVGDPKGNYKVPDYVRKFLEEQKGGEE, from the coding sequence ATGGAAAGGCAGAGCACACTTAAAGTTTATTCCCCTCCATCTTATGAAGTCTACGGTCTAGCGAAAAATCCCTTTGAACAGCTGGCAAGTGAAGGCATAGAGGATGTGGAAAGCATCCACGTTTATCAAGAGGTGGATATGCGTCTCTCGATGATAATCTCAGAAGTAGTTGGGAATAAGAGCTCAATAGCATTTTCTCTGGTTGGCCCGTTTGGAATGGGAAAAACACAGAGGCTTAAAAGTATATACAAAGCAATATTACAACAAGGGGGAAAACCAATCTACGTTAAAGTTGACACAAACGACATTTTGAAGCTCACGAGAGACATTTTTAACGGACTGAAGCCTCCCAAAACAAGAACCAACATCTTTTTTGAGAACCTTTCAAAGAAAATTGGCTTTGTAGATAGGCTCGAAAAAATGCTCTCCTCAACCAAAGAATATAAGTCAAGAGATATTGCAGAGATGCTCACAAAGGAGCTCAGCAGGTATTCCTATTCTGCCCTCCTTTTGGATGAGCTGGAGAACATGCAAAGTGCCAGTGAGGAAGATAAGATTCTGTTCTTTGAGATGCTCAGGCATTTTATAAGCAACATGCCTCCTGGCTGTATCTTTGGTTTTGTATGCATACCGGAGACATATGAGGAATACACCAAACTTTTCCCGGCATTCTTTATGAGGCTCCACTATGAGTTCAAGCTCAGACCCATGAGCTTGGAAGAGACATTTGAGCTTGTCAAGAAGAGGCTCAACAAGGTTAGAATAAGGGACACGGACGACCCCATATACCCGTTTACGGAAGAGGCTATAAGGCTAATCCACGAGCTTGCAAAGGGTAACCCAAGGCAGATTCTAAGACTTTTGCACTATGTTTTAAGCGAGGCCAGCAAGCACAAGTTCGATCCGATAGATGATTACGTAGTCACAACGATTCTGGAAGAACCCAAGAGCCTGGAGGAGTACCTAACAAGAATTCCCAAGGACTACAGAGACCTTGTGGAGGTTATAGTTCACAAGTTCAATGGAGGACCGGTGAGCTATATCCAGGTTGCAAAAGAAGTCAAAAAGCCAGGGGCTCAGGTGTATGAACACCTTGAAGAGCTCATACGGCTTGGATTCCTGGTGGGCGATCCAAAGGGCAACTACAAGGTGCCTGATTACGTTAGAAAGTTTTTAGAAGAGCAGAAGGGTGGTGAGGAGTGA
- a CDS encoding THUMP domain-containing protein: protein MATLLVTVPGGREGDAALELEWALGAARVRRTKWRGVLIARTPLSKEEALERIREFDTTAIFKVIPIDKFVESKKEKILEEAFRLAKEYIKEGDSFAVRCKRRGSWISSGKEIEIELGAKIKEELKAKVDLTTPDWYIWVEVLGKETGISVIKPEEIVKKRVEF from the coding sequence ATGGCAACGCTACTTGTAACCGTACCCGGTGGAAGAGAAGGAGATGCTGCCCTTGAACTAGAATGGGCACTTGGAGCGGCAAGAGTAAGAAGAACAAAGTGGAGAGGAGTGCTGATAGCTAGAACTCCCTTGAGCAAAGAGGAAGCCCTTGAGAGAATCAGAGAATTCGACACGACGGCTATCTTCAAGGTAATCCCCATAGATAAGTTCGTGGAGAGTAAAAAGGAGAAAATCCTTGAAGAGGCTTTTCGGCTTGCAAAGGAATACATCAAAGAGGGGGACAGTTTTGCAGTTAGATGCAAGAGAAGGGGAAGCTGGATCTCATCAGGGAAAGAGATAGAAATAGAGCTCGGAGCAAAAATAAAAGAAGAGCTAAAGGCTAAAGTGGACCTTACAACCCCCGACTGGTACATCTGGGTCGAGGTTCTTGGAAAAGAGACCGGAATAAGCGTGATCAAGCCGGAAGAAATCGTGAAAAAGAGGGTGGAGTTCTGA
- the queC gene encoding 7-cyano-7-deazaguanine synthase QueC, whose amino-acid sequence MKRAVVLFSGGLDSTACLYWAKKNYDEIIMLTINYGSNEEKVTNKVAEFFSKELNVPLRIVRLDFLEEFSKLRGTTLVGGETPKVTAKDLESTEVAKETAKSVWVPARNLVLISVAASLLDALGGGDIVVGFNAEEGATFPDNTPEFVERMNEMLKYGTMAEVRVVAPLINLDKKGIAKLLKELGAKYEYSNSCYMPQGFTEDGKPIHCGECESCVRRHRGLIESIGEDRTIYKVKPKV is encoded by the coding sequence ATGAAAAGAGCAGTTGTCTTGTTTAGTGGTGGTTTAGATTCAACAGCTTGCTTATACTGGGCAAAGAAAAATTACGATGAAATTATCATGCTAACCATAAACTACGGTAGCAATGAGGAGAAGGTAACCAATAAGGTAGCGGAGTTTTTTTCAAAGGAGCTCAACGTTCCACTCAGGATTGTCAGACTCGACTTTTTAGAAGAGTTTTCCAAGCTTAGAGGGACTACATTAGTTGGGGGAGAAACTCCGAAAGTCACTGCAAAGGATTTAGAGAGCACAGAAGTTGCTAAAGAGACAGCAAAGAGCGTCTGGGTCCCAGCAAGGAATTTGGTGTTAATATCTGTTGCCGCTTCGCTTTTGGACGCCCTTGGGGGAGGAGACATTGTGGTAGGCTTCAACGCAGAGGAAGGAGCGACGTTTCCCGACAATACACCGGAATTCGTTGAGAGAATGAACGAGATGCTGAAATATGGGACCATGGCGGAAGTAAGAGTAGTTGCCCCTCTCATAAACCTCGACAAAAAGGGCATAGCAAAACTGCTGAAAGAGCTTGGTGCAAAGTACGAGTATTCCAATTCGTGCTACATGCCCCAAGGTTTTACGGAAGATGGGAAGCCCATTCACTGTGGCGAATGTGAGAGCTGTGTTCGGAGGCACAGGGGACTTATTGAATCCATTGGGGAAGACAGAACCATCTATAAAGTTAAGCCCAAAGTATAA
- a CDS encoding dihydroorotate dehydrogenase — translation MLSVKVAKLKLENPLILASGVADMTPDLLRRAHKEGAGAVVTKSIGIEPRKGYDNPTIVELPYGLINAMGLPNPGWEAFYEEFKNEEFDFPVIVSIFGKDEREFAFLAEKLSEVADAFELNLSCPHAKGYGMEIGQNPEMVYKVVKAVKDATDKPVIAKLTPNIDDIAKIGLAAEKAGADAVSAINTIKAIAIDIYARKPILSNKFGGYSGPGIKPIALRAVYDLAKALDIDIIGIGGITTWQDALEFLMAGAKALQIGTAVSLRGFSVFKEINEGIGRFLNEEGFNSIDEIIGIALEG, via the coding sequence ATGCTGAGTGTTAAAGTTGCTAAGCTTAAGCTTGAGAATCCTCTCATCTTAGCTTCTGGCGTCGCAGATATGACTCCTGATTTGCTTAGGCGAGCACACAAGGAAGGTGCTGGGGCCGTTGTGACAAAATCAATTGGTATCGAGCCGAGAAAAGGCTACGATAATCCTACAATAGTTGAGCTTCCTTATGGCTTAATCAACGCTATGGGACTTCCAAATCCCGGCTGGGAAGCTTTTTATGAGGAATTCAAAAACGAGGAATTTGATTTTCCTGTGATAGTTTCAATCTTTGGAAAAGATGAGAGGGAGTTTGCATTCTTAGCTGAAAAGCTAAGCGAAGTTGCAGATGCCTTTGAGCTTAATTTAAGCTGTCCTCATGCTAAAGGGTATGGCATGGAAATTGGGCAAAATCCAGAGATGGTGTATAAGGTCGTCAAAGCCGTTAAAGATGCAACGGATAAACCAGTAATAGCAAAGTTGACTCCAAACATTGATGATATAGCAAAAATTGGACTGGCAGCAGAAAAAGCTGGTGCTGATGCTGTCTCTGCAATAAATACTATCAAAGCTATCGCAATTGATATCTATGCAAGAAAACCAATTTTAAGCAACAAATTTGGTGGTTATTCTGGGCCGGGAATTAAGCCAATTGCTTTAAGAGCTGTGTATGATTTGGCAAAAGCTCTGGACATTGACATCATCGGAATTGGAGGAATAACAACGTGGCAAGATGCCCTCGAGTTCTTAATGGCAGGTGCAAAGGCTCTGCAGATCGGAACTGCTGTCTCCTTGAGAGGATTTAGTGTATTTAAAGAAATTAACGAAGGAATAGGGAGATTTTTAAATGAGGAAGGGTTTAATAGCATAGATGAGATAATAGGAATAGCTTTGGAGGGATAA
- a CDS encoding endonuclease dU, with protein sequence MIRKVKPQIRVIGFDDGTFSFKSKLRKGRTILVGVVMKGSQDVVGVVTRWIEIDGKDSTEKMIDAINNSRFKDLRVIMLKGITYAGFNVVDVERLSKETGLPVITVIRKKPDLKAMEDALRKHFADADERIALLRKAGEIRELIPGKVFYQAYGLLPQQAEEIINLTQKSSLIPEPLRLAHMIASAVITGESKRE encoded by the coding sequence ATGATCAGGAAAGTAAAGCCGCAGATAAGAGTTATTGGCTTCGATGACGGCACTTTTTCTTTTAAATCTAAGCTCAGAAAAGGCCGCACTATTTTAGTTGGCGTTGTCATGAAGGGTTCCCAAGATGTTGTGGGAGTAGTCACAAGGTGGATTGAAATCGATGGCAAAGATTCAACCGAAAAAATGATTGACGCGATAAATAACTCCCGATTCAAAGATTTAAGGGTTATAATGCTCAAGGGAATAACGTATGCGGGGTTTAACGTCGTTGACGTGGAAAGATTAAGCAAAGAAACCGGATTGCCCGTGATAACGGTGATAAGGAAAAAACCTGATTTAAAGGCTATGGAAGATGCCCTGAGAAAGCACTTTGCAGATGCCGATGAGAGGATTGCTCTTCTTAGAAAAGCCGGAGAAATAAGGGAGCTGATCCCGGGAAAAGTATTTTATCAGGCTTACGGGCTCCTCCCACAGCAGGCAGAGGAGATAATAAATCTAACCCAGAAAAGCTCCCTCATACCTGAACCTTTGAGATTGGCCCACATGATAGCTTCTGCCGTGATTACTGGAGAGTCCAAGAGGGAATAG
- the cutA gene encoding divalent-cation tolerance protein CutA has protein sequence MILVYTTFPDWESAERITKELLERKLIACANLREHKAFYWWQGRIEEDNEVGAVLKTKVDLWSELKETLKELHPYSVPAIIRIDVDHVNKEYLDWLLEVTK, from the coding sequence ATGATTCTCGTATACACAACGTTTCCTGACTGGGAAAGTGCTGAAAGGATAACAAAAGAGCTGCTGGAGAGAAAACTAATTGCCTGCGCCAATTTGAGGGAACACAAGGCTTTCTACTGGTGGCAGGGCAGGATTGAAGAGGACAACGAAGTTGGTGCAGTACTAAAGACAAAAGTTGACCTCTGGAGTGAGCTCAAAGAGACCTTAAAAGAACTGCATCCATACTCCGTGCCAGCAATAATAAGGATAGATGTGGATCACGTTAATAAGGAATATCTAGACTGGCTTTTAGAGGTAACAAAATGA